In the Kribbella sp. NBC_00482 genome, one interval contains:
- the glsA gene encoding glutaminase A, producing MSVDRYVSTGGLPDGPTVADLVQAAYERFRDVGDGIVSDVYPALARVDPGSFGVCVAATDGRLYEAGEARRPFTIMSVAKPFVFALMGQAVGVDAIRELVGVNATGLPFNSIQAVERSPAGRTNPMVNPGAIATTSLVPGRSLDDRWQFVVDGLSRFAGRELGLDRDVLESALAANHRNRALAALLKSVGGLDGDPVEATELYTRQSCLSVSAADLAVMGATLADGGVCPVTQERVVDADVARVTLVVMAIAGLYETSGDWLLDVGVPGKSGIGGGIVTVSPGKGALGTFGPRLDPAGNSVQGQLVAQFLARQLGLDLLASQPVAPASGGGQREAGGG from the coding sequence ATGTCCGTGGACAGGTACGTCTCGACCGGCGGTCTGCCCGACGGGCCGACCGTCGCCGACCTGGTTCAGGCGGCGTACGAGCGCTTTCGTGACGTCGGCGACGGCATCGTGTCGGACGTGTATCCAGCCCTGGCCCGCGTCGATCCGGGCAGCTTCGGCGTCTGCGTCGCGGCGACCGACGGCCGGCTGTACGAGGCGGGGGAGGCGCGCCGGCCGTTCACGATCATGAGTGTCGCCAAGCCGTTCGTCTTCGCCCTGATGGGTCAGGCGGTCGGCGTCGACGCCATCCGCGAACTGGTCGGCGTCAACGCGACCGGGCTGCCCTTCAATTCGATCCAGGCGGTCGAACGGTCGCCGGCGGGACGTACCAATCCGATGGTGAACCCCGGCGCCATCGCGACGACCAGCCTCGTCCCGGGCCGATCGCTGGACGACCGCTGGCAGTTCGTCGTCGACGGTCTGTCCCGCTTCGCGGGTCGTGAGCTCGGTCTGGACCGGGACGTGCTGGAGTCGGCCTTGGCCGCGAACCATCGCAACCGCGCGCTCGCAGCACTCCTGAAGAGTGTCGGCGGACTCGACGGCGATCCTGTCGAGGCCACCGAGCTCTACACCAGGCAGAGCTGTTTGAGCGTCTCGGCGGCAGACCTGGCGGTCATGGGCGCGACGCTGGCGGACGGTGGCGTCTGTCCCGTGACGCAGGAACGGGTCGTCGACGCGGACGTCGCCCGGGTGACGCTGGTGGTGATGGCGATCGCGGGCCTGTACGAGACCTCCGGCGACTGGCTGCTCGATGTCGGAGTGCCGGGAAAGAGCGGGATCGGGGGCGGCATCGTGACGGTCTCGCCCGGTAAGGGCGCCTTGGGAACCTTCGGGCCGCGGCTGGATCCGGCCGGCAACAGCGTCCAGGGCCAGCTGGTGGCACAGTTCCTGGCCCGGCAACTAGGCCTGGACCTGCTCGCCTCGCAGCCGGTCGCGCCGGCCTCAGGGGGCGGCCAGCGTGAGGCTGGTGGTGGCTGA
- a CDS encoding S1C family serine protease → MSQADGGPPQPAPTAGPGRLLIIAVVEGVIVAALVIALIVVSIRRSPDTANAAPAAGPGDADPAMCAAIPVANQILPSIVTISATRGVQGGTGSGQVFRDGGYILTNDHVISPAAGGGTVTVQYSDGHSSGAVIVGRDPSTDLAVLKAADEAKGYPVIGLGSSADLRVGQPVVALGAPLGLASTVTSGIVSALDRYVPVPGDGVTHHLIGAVQTDAAINPGNSGGALVDCAGKLVGVNAAIATVPNASGVSGGGSVGLGFAIPIDLANPIADQLIRTGKPGHPTTGLQVQEIPAALAKASGAASGLFVLAATGPGAKAGLKPGDVITKIDDAPAVSSEQIVVATLTRKAGDTLALTYDRAGTSATTSLTLAAP, encoded by the coding sequence ATGTCCCAGGCCGACGGCGGACCGCCACAGCCCGCACCCACAGCCGGCCCCGGCCGGCTGCTGATCATCGCCGTCGTGGAGGGCGTGATCGTCGCCGCGCTCGTGATCGCGCTGATCGTCGTCAGCATCCGGCGCAGCCCGGACACGGCGAACGCCGCACCGGCCGCCGGCCCGGGCGATGCCGATCCGGCGATGTGTGCCGCGATCCCGGTCGCGAACCAGATCCTGCCGTCGATCGTCACCATCTCGGCGACCCGCGGCGTCCAGGGCGGCACCGGCTCAGGGCAGGTGTTCCGCGACGGTGGCTACATCCTCACCAACGACCACGTCATCTCACCGGCTGCGGGCGGTGGCACGGTGACCGTCCAGTACAGCGACGGCCACAGCTCCGGCGCGGTCATCGTCGGCCGTGATCCCAGCACCGATCTGGCGGTGCTGAAGGCAGCCGACGAGGCCAAGGGCTATCCCGTGATCGGCCTCGGCTCGTCAGCAGATCTGCGGGTCGGCCAGCCCGTCGTCGCGCTCGGGGCCCCGCTCGGGCTCGCGAGCACGGTCACGTCGGGAATCGTCAGCGCCCTCGACCGGTACGTGCCGGTGCCGGGCGACGGCGTCACCCACCACCTGATCGGCGCCGTCCAGACCGACGCGGCCATCAACCCCGGCAACAGCGGCGGCGCGCTGGTCGACTGCGCCGGAAAACTCGTCGGCGTGAACGCGGCGATCGCCACCGTCCCGAACGCCTCCGGTGTCAGCGGCGGCGGCAGCGTCGGCCTCGGCTTCGCGATTCCGATCGATCTCGCGAACCCCATCGCCGACCAGCTCATCCGGACCGGCAAGCCGGGACATCCGACCACCGGGCTGCAGGTTCAGGAGATCCCAGCGGCGCTGGCCAAGGCGTCGGGCGCCGCGAGCGGGCTCTTCGTCCTCGCCGCGACCGGGCCGGGCGCGAAGGCCGGGCTGAAGCCTGGCGACGTCATCACCAAGATCGACGACGCTCCGGCCGTCAGCAGTGAACAGATCGTGGTCGCGACACTGACCCGCAAGGCCGGGGACACCCTCGCGTTGACGTACGACAGGGCCGGCACCTCAGCCACCACCAGCCTCACGCTGGCCGCCCCCTGA